A DNA window from Patagioenas fasciata isolate bPatFas1 chromosome 1, bPatFas1.hap1, whole genome shotgun sequence contains the following coding sequences:
- the LPAR5 gene encoding lysophosphatidic acid receptor 5 translates to MSSSNASQTCKDYSFNHHLLLPGYILIFITGLTLNVMALWIFIRYLRLKSVVMIYMFNLAISDLTFTLPLPLRLYYYSNHHWPFGSTLCQVSGSVFQINMYGSCLFLLCINLDRYVAIVHPLRWRHLRRPKMAKLLCLIVWVVIFMGSIPTAIVHKQNHCEVQNQTIYLCFESFSDNMWQNNLFPLVVLAEILGFLLPLGCVTYCSIRIFQELCKDSQTKTLRQQKTIRLLLFNLVIFIICFVPYNTTLAVYGLIKAHVIKVEQETQTSVRQVLITTMLLASMNCTLDPLIYYFSTEGFRNTFKKMRWGEFWDLDTGTLKNQVVEKKSSRDHAASKVKQVPAKNFIRPDEPSPSLSTAVFLNGPIEDSEI, encoded by the coding sequence ATGTCATCTTCCAATGCGTCTCAGACATGCAAGGATTACAGTTTCAACCACCACCTCCTCCTGCCTGGATACATCCTGATATTCATTACAGGTCTGACGCTGAATGTGATGGCCCTATGGATATTCATCCGCTACCTGCGCCTGAAGTCTGTGGTGATGATCTACATGTTCAACCTGGCCATAAGTGACCTCACCTTCACGCTCCCTCTGCCACTGCGACTCTACTACTATTCCAACCACCACTGGCCCTTTGGTAGTACTCTGTGCCAGGTCTCTGGCTCTGTCTTCCAGATCAACATGTATGGTAGCTGCCTCTTCCTCCTGTGCATCAACCTGGATCGCTATGTTGCCATTGTCCACCCGCTTCGCTGGCGGCATCTGCGGCGCCCCAAGATGGCCAAGCTCCTCTGCCTGATTGTCTGGGTTGTGATCTTCATGGGCTCCATCCCCACAGCCATAGTCCACAAGCAAAACCACTGTGAGGTACAGAACCAGACCAtttatctgtgctttgaaagcttTAGTGACAACATGTGGCAGAATAACCTCTTCCCCCTAGTTGTCCTTGCTGAAATCTTGGGGTTTCTCCTGCCTCTCGGCTGTGTGACATACTGCTCAATTCGGATCTTTCAGGAGCTCTGCAAAGACAGCCAGACAAAGACCCTGCGACAGCAGAAGACCATCCGTCTGCTTTTGTTCAATCtggtcatcttcatcatctgctTTGTGCCCTACAACACTACTCTGGCAGTTTATGGGCTGATAAAGGCCCATGTGATTAAGGTTGAGCAAGAAACACAGACCTCTGTGCGCCAGGTGTTAATTACGACGATGCTGTTGGCCAGCATGAACTGCACGCTGGACCCCTTGATCTACTACTTCAGTACTGAGGGTTTCCGTAACACCTTTAAGAAAATGCGGTGGGGAGAATTCTGGGACTTGGATACAGGGACTCTTAAGAATCAGGTTGTGGAGAAAAAGTCAAGCCGAGACCATGCTGCCTCAAAAGTAAAACAGGTGCCAGCCAAAAATTTTATCCGTCCTGATGAACCTTCGCCATCACTTTCTACTGCAGTATTTTTGAATGGGCCTATTGAGGACTCGGAAATATAA